The genomic segment CGCGGGGTCAGGGTCAGGGTCCCGTCGTGGGCCTCGGCGATGCTCCGGACGATCGCCAGGCCGAGGCCGATGCCCGCGTGGTCGGTGCGGGCACGCTTGCTGCCGCGCTGGAACGGCTCGGTGAGCGTGGCGACCAGGTGCGGGCTGAGCGGCTCGCCGGTGTTCTCCACGGTGAGCGCCATCCCGTCGGCCTGCATGCCGGACGTGACCCGGACCGTGCCGCGTTCGGGCAGGTTGTGAACGATCGCGTTGTGCAGGAGGTTGGTCGCCATCTGCAGCAGGAGCGCGGGTGAGCCGAGCGTGGAGGTCAGGTCGCCGGACGTCTCGATCGTGACCCCGCGCTCCTCGGCGAGCGGCAGCAGCGTCTCGGCGGCCTCCTCGGCGACGAGCGACAGGTCGACCGGCTCCGTGAGGAAGGAGCGCCGGTCGGCGCGGCTGAGCATGAGCAGCGCCTCGGTGAGATCGATGGCCCGGGTGTTGACGGCGCGGAGGCGGTCGTCGAGCTCCCCGTTGACGCGGGTCGGGTCGCTGCGGGCCACGTCGAGCAGCGTCTGGGTGATCGCCAGCGGCGTGCGCAGCTCGTGCGAGGCGTTGGCGGCGAACCGCTGCTGCTCGGCGACGTGGGCCTCGAGGCGCGCGAGCATGGCGTCGAACGCATCGGCGAGCTCGCGGAACTCGTCGCGGCGGCCCGGCAGCCCGATGCGGTGGGCCAGCGACCCGGTCGCGGCCGTGCGCGTGGCGTCCGTGATGCGGGTCAGCGGGGCGAGCATGCGGCCGGCCAGGAACCACCCTCCCAGCAGGCCGAACACCAGCAGGAAGAGCAGCACCGCGGCCGCCGTCGGCGCGAAGTTGCGCAGCAGGTCGGCGTGGCTGCGGACCAGGAAGATCACCCCGGGATGCGCGCCGCGCGAGAGCGAGAAGTACCCCGCGGCCAGCAGCACGGCCCCGGCGAGCATGAGGAAGCCGGCGTAGCTGAGGGTGAGCTTGAGGCGGACGCTCAGCCCGGGGGGTCTATCCACGCCCGCCCTCCTGGCGCGCGGCGTCGATGCGGTAGCCGGCGCCGGGCACGGTGGCGACGATCCACGGCTCGCCGAGGCGCTTGCGCAGCCCGGAGACCGTGATGCGCACGGCGTTGGTGAACGGGTCGGCGTTCTCGTCCCACGCGCGCCGCAGCAGCTCCTCGGCGCTGACGACGCCGCCCTCGGCGGCGACGAGGACCTCGAGCACCGCGAACTGCTTGCGGGTCAGCGCGACGTGGCGCCCGTCGCGGTGGACCTCGCGGCGGAACGGGTCCACGCGCAGCCCCGCGATCTCCTGCACCGGCGGCCGGCTGTGGGCGCGCCGGCGATCCAGCGCCCGGAGGCGGAGCACGAGCTCGCGGAGCTCGAACGGCTTGGTGAGGTAGTCGTCGGCGCCGAGCCCGAAGCCCGAGGCCTTGTCGTCCAGCCGGTCGGCGGCGGTGAGCATGAGGATCGGCAGGCCGCTGCCGGAGGCGACGATGTGCTCGGCCACCTCGTCGCCGCTGGGTCCGGGGATGTCGCGGTCCAGGACGGCGATGTCGTAGGCGTTGACGCTCAGGAGTTCCAGCGCGGTGTCGCCGTCGCCGGCGATGTCGGCCGCGATGGCCTCCAGGCGCAGGCCATCGCGGATGGCCTCCGCCATGTACGGCTCGTCCTCGACGAGCAACACGCGCATGCCCGGATGCTAGGGCCGGGACATATCGCCGGCGTATGGAACGTCGCATACGTGACGGCAACACCGCGCCGCGTTCACTGGCCGCGTGACCTACGGCCATCCAGCACGCACACCGGCCCCCCGGATCCGCCTTCGCCGGACCGGGCTCGCGGGCCTGCTCGTCGTCCTCCTCGCGGCGCTCGTCGCCGCGCTCGGCCACCGGGAGCCCCCCTCCTCCCCGGCGCGGCCGTCGTCGACCGCCGCGCCCGCCGACGACCATCGGGCCGGCCGCGACGGCGCGCTCGGCGAGGCCGGCGGTGCCGTCCCCGCCGGCGCGACGGTCTTCGACGGCGGCCTTCCCGGGGTCGCCAACCTCGATCCTGCCCTGTTGGCCGCCGTGCGCCGAGCGGCGACCGATGCGGCGAACGCCGGCGTCCGGTTCGTCGTCAACGGCGGGTGGCGCTCGCCGGCCTACGAGGACCAGCTCCGCCGCGAGGCGGTCGCGACGTACGGCTCCGAGCAGGAGGCGGCCAGGTGGGTGGCCACCGGCACGACGTCGGCGCACGTGTCCGGCGACGCCGTCGACCTCGGGCCCGCGGCGGCCACCGCGTGGCTCTCGGCCCACGGCGCCGCGTACGGGCTGTGCCCGGTCTACGCCAACGAGCCCTGGCACTACGAGCTGCGCCCGCAGGCCGTCGGC from the Baekduia soli genome contains:
- a CDS encoding sensor histidine kinase translates to MDRPPGLSVRLKLTLSYAGFLMLAGAVLLAAGYFSLSRGAHPGVIFLVRSHADLLRNFAPTAAAVLLFLLVFGLLGGWFLAGRMLAPLTRITDATRTAATGSLAHRIGLPGRRDEFRELADAFDAMLARLEAHVAEQQRFAANASHELRTPLAITQTLLDVARSDPTRVNGELDDRLRAVNTRAIDLTEALLMLSRADRRSFLTEPVDLSLVAEEAAETLLPLAEERGVTIETSGDLTSTLGSPALLLQMATNLLHNAIVHNLPERGTVRVTSGMQADGMALTVENTGEPLSPHLVATLTEPFQRGSKRARTDHAGIGLGLAIVRSIAEAHDGTLTLTPRPTGGLCVTVRLPASPQRTDPVRT
- a CDS encoding response regulator transcription factor, translating into MRVLLVEDEPYMAEAIRDGLRLEAIAADIAGDGDTALELLSVNAYDIAVLDRDIPGPSGDEVAEHIVASGSGLPILMLTAADRLDDKASGFGLGADDYLTKPFELRELVLRLRALDRRRAHSRPPVQEIAGLRVDPFRREVHRDGRHVALTRKQFAVLEVLVAAEGGVVSAEELLRRAWDENADPFTNAVRITVSGLRKRLGEPWIVATVPGAGYRIDAARQEGGRG
- a CDS encoding D-alanyl-D-alanine carboxypeptidase family protein is translated as MTYGHPARTPAPRIRLRRTGLAGLLVVLLAALVAALGHREPPSSPARPSSTAAPADDHRAGRDGALGEAGGAVPAGATVFDGGLPGVANLDPALLAAVRRAATDAANAGVRFVVNGGWRSPAYEDQLRREAVATYGSEQEAARWVATGTTSAHVSGDAVDLGPAAATAWLSAHGAAYGLCPVYANEPWHYELRPQAVGGGCPAMYPDPTHDPRMQR